CCGACCAACTCATCGGCCCCGCTCGTCTTGACCTTGAGCCTTGCGAGATCGACTACCAAGGATTCATCGCGCCGCGCGCGGACGAGCGCGACCGAGGTCATGTTGGCCAGCGAGATTGCGAAATCGAAATGCGATTGCCGGAAGCGTCCCCGGTCGAGATAGACGTGCAATGCGCCGAGCACTCCCTCCGGGCGAACCATCGGCACACAGAGGGCGTCGGCGTAAGACTCAAGATGATCGTGCGTTCCGCCGGCCTGGTTGGCGATCCACACTGCGTGGCCTTCGCTGATCACGTGCTGCGTGAGCGATTCGCTGAGGATGACCTGCCCGGCGGCGCGCTCCGGGATGACCATCTTCGGCTTGAGCGTGCCTTCGTCGGTAACCCAGAGGAAACCGACAACCGACGCCCCGGTCCGGTCGCGCAGCAGATCGAGCGCCACCCGGAGCACGTCGTTCGAACTGGTGTAACCGAGCAACTTCACGCTCAGTTGATACAGCAGCAGCAAGTCTTGCGCTTGTTCCGATTCGATCAGCGCCATCATCGGCAGCGCCGCGGAATCGACCATGCCATAGCGCGTGTCGCGAATAAACGTCTGCGACAGTCCCAGGCCGTCGACGTGAGCGGTCGGAGGCTCGCTGCTTTGATGGAAGGAGAATTCCGTCGAGCCGACCCGCAGGTGATGCCCTTCGTCGAGCACGGCTTCGTCGACCTTTTGTTCGTTGACGAATGTCCCGTTCCGGCTTCCGGAGTCGCGCACGTGCCAGCGGTTGTCGCGCCGGGTGACGACCGAATGCACGCGGGAACAGCGCGGATCGGTCAACACGACCAGGCAATCGGTGCCCCGCCCGATGCGGTTCTCGGCCAGGGGATTCAATAGATAGCTCGTCCCGGCCCGGGGACCGAGGCTCATCGTCAGATACGTGTACATGTCGGCCACAAAAACAACTCGCCCCGGCCTGCTGGTTGCCCTTTACACTATAACAGCCGCCGGACGACGAACCGAGAACCGTTCGAGCCGGCGAGTGATAAAAAGTGCTCTCGTACCTCGCACTTATCAGCCGGACGCTGCCGCACACTATGAAAACTCCTTCATCGTCCATTGGCCTGAGATGATCGACGCCGACACTTGCGAATGGTTGGTCGGCGACGGCGGGCGCGCTTGGCTGGCCCGCGCCGCCGAATTGACAGGCACGGCCGTCCAACGGGCCGCACGGCTGCGGCGCGAGCTCTCGGCGGAACGCACCGCGGCCGTATTGGGCCAGCTCGAACTACGGGAACGCGCCCGAGCGAAGTTTCTGGCCGCCGATCGTCTGTTCTTTCAGGCCGTCCCCCTCGAACAGGCGACCGATCAGGCGATCGCCGAGTACAAGGCACGGCGGTTTGATCGCTTCGATCGTGTGTCGGACTTGTGCTGCGGCATCGGCGGCGACTTGATGTCGCTGGCGACGAAATCACAAACCATCGGCCTTGACCGCGACCCCGCAGTCACGGTGTTCGCACAGGCCAATCTCAATGCGTTGGGCCGGCCAGGCCAGGTGGCGACGATGGATTTCACGCCGGAAGCGGTCGCGGCCGACGCCTGGCACATTGATCCCGATCGTCGCCCTGCCGGCCGCCGCACTACTCATTTGGAGATTCACGAGCCGCGCCCGGATCTGATCGAGCAACTGTTCGCCCGGCACCCGCATGGGGCGATCAAACTCGCTCCGGCCACTGACTTGCCGTTGGCGTGGAGCACTGCCGCCGAGCGAGAATGGATCAGTCGCGCCGGCGAATGCAAACAGCAAGTCGTCTGGTTCGGAGACCTGTCGCAAGGCGCTGGGCAGGTCCGTGCGACGCTCCTGGCTCGCGCGCTCGATACGCCCGCCGACCGCGCGGTGCTGGCCACCGTTGCCGGCCCGCCAAGCATGGAGCTACCGCATGCCGCGGCGATTGGCCGCTATGTCCTGGAACCTGACGCCGCAGTGCTCGCCGCCGATCTGGCGGGACACTTAGCCAAGCAGCACTCGCTGGCGGCAATCACGCCGGGTATTGCTTACCTAACCGGCGATTATGCCGTGGCGGACCCAGCGCTGGCTTGCTTTGAAGTCTTGGAATCGATGCCCTATCGGCCCGCGCGTTTAGCGGCCTGGCTCAAGGAGCGGCACATCGGCCGGCTGGAAATCAAGAAACGTGGCGTGACGGAGGATCCCGCGAAGGTCCGCAAACTATTGCGCGTTGATGGCGACAACGCGGCGACGATCCTTTTGCTACCGGTCGCGCGAAGCGTCACGGCGATCATCGCGCGGCGTACGGCGGCGCGCGATGAACAGCCCTAAATAGGACACTTATTCGCAGCCCTCAATAGCCCTGAAAGGGCGAAAGACAATAGCCAGGGGTGCTAACCCCTGGAAAATAATGCAACAAAAACGAGAGCCCCACCGGGGCGCCACTCTCCGACGGTTATTGCCATCAGTTGTGTCGCCCCGATGGGGCTTTTGAGAAACTTTGTGTCGCATTTTCCAGGGGTTTGCACCCCTGGCTATTTTCTGACGTCCCTTCGGGGCTTAGGGCACTTACTTCGCGTCTGCGGCCTTTTCCTGCGCGATCTCCGCTGCCTGGATTTGCACGTGGGCCAGGCATTCTGCTTTGAGACCGCCGTTGAGATCGGTTTCGATCTCGATCTTGCAGTTTAACTTGCCAGGTTCATTGCCGGCCGTGAACGTGACCGGTACCAGATGCAACGGCTTCGCGGTGTCGTCCACGTTGAACTCGAACGCCGTATCCTCGCAATGGACCCCGGTGATTTTGAACGGGCCGCTGCCGCGAACGACGAGTTTTTTGGTGACCTTCTGCCCCGGCCGCAGGACGCCGAGCGACAACGACGACGGACTGACCGTCAGGTCGGCGGCGATGCGCCCGGTGATTTCGATCGGAATGCGATCGCTACGGCGGTCGTTGGTCAGCAGAAACACTTGCTCATTCAAGTAGCCGGTCGGCGCATTGTCTTTCAGCTTCACGACCAACGCGTAGGCCACTTGCCCGAATTCGCGGCGCGTCTCGACGACTTCCGCTTCGAGGAAATCATGCGGCGATTGCACGCCCGTGATTTGCCACTCGCTGCGCCCCGCGTAGGCGACTTCGACCTTCTTCTCCGACGTGGCGCCGGGCCGAATGGTGCCGAAATCGACTTCGCCGGGATTGAACACTACGTCGCTACGGATATACCCGGCGACGTTCAATTGCACTTCGGCGTAGTACGGCTTGTCGAACGTCACGGTCAACGTGGCGTCCTTCTGCCCGAGATGGCCATGCGTATCGAAGCTGGCGATGATGGCGCCTTTTTCGTAGGTCTTCAACGTCTCATGCGTCACGCGCGGAGTCGTGCAACCGCAACTGCTGCGGACGCCGGCGATGTGCACGTCTTCTTCGTAGATGTTCGTAATGACGAATTGAAATTCGGTCTTCGCCCCGCGGGCGACGCTCCCGTAGTTATGATCGCGCGTGCTGAACATCTTGCCGGCCCAATCATCGGCCTGGGCAGGCAGGGCGGCAAGCAGCACGAAACAGCAGGCGCGAAATACTGACCTCGACACGATGACTACCTCCTCAATGTGTCCGGTCCCTTGCGGGAGCGGGGCTAGCTAGTTCCAGGTGACAGAGATCCATTCTCTCAACGTGAGCCACCGTTTAAACCGCACGGCGCAGCGGTGTCGCCGGCAAGGCCTGCGGCAGGCTGGCTCGGCGGTCCGATCCGCAGGCCTGGCTAGTTGGCTCGGCGCGCGGAATTGGGGTAACATTGCGGTCGGCCGACGCATCCAAACTGCTACCCGCGTAAAGCTGCGTCGACTTTTCCGATTGCTGGTATTCGAGGGAGTGCAGAATGAAAAACGACGTGGTCCAGTGGCTCATTGGTTGCCGCTCGTTGGTATTCGCATCGATCGCGGTGATCGCCTGCGTTGCCTTGGCGATTGGTCGCGAATCAACCCCTGCTACTAAATCGGCAACGACCGGTACGAAGTCGGGAACAAATCCCACGCGCGATGCCAACGAAAGCGTCGATACCACCCCCAAACATGGCAAGCTCACGGGGGGGCAGGCAGCTGCAAAGTTTCACCAACGCGCACTGCTTGCCCAGGCCCCGGCGCAGGAGGCCGCGGAGCAACCGATGGCGCCTCACCCATTCGCCAACGCCCAGCCGGCGCCTTCGCTGGCAGGCGGCGTAAGCTGGATCAACTCTGCCGGTCCGATCGATCTGGAAGACTTGCGGGGCAAATTCGTGGTCCTGGATTTTTGGACTTATTGCTGCATTAATTGCCTCCACATTCTGCCGGAATTAAAGAAGTTGGAGCGCGCCTACCCCAATGAAGTCGTCGTGATCGGCGTGCATTCGGCGAAGTTCGAAACAGAAGAGGAAACCGACAATATTCGCGAGGCCGTGGAGCGCTACGAAATTGAACATCCGGTGATCAACGACGCCAACCACGTGGTTTGGGACCGCTTCGGCGCGCAAAGCTGGCCCACGATCTGCATCATCGACCCGGAAGGCAAATTGATCGTCCGTGAGTCCGGCGAAATTCCTTTCACAGCCTTCGATCAATTTCTCAAAAAGGCGCTGCCGTATTACCGCGAGCACAAACTGCTCGACGCCACGCCGCTGCACTTCGATCTGGCCGCGGCGCAGGCAAAACAAACGCCGCTCCGCTACCCAGGCAAGATCCTGGCTGACGCGGCCGGTGGTCGATTGTTCATTTCCGACAGCAATCACAACCGCATTGCGATCGCCGGACTCGATGGCGCGCTGCAGGAAGTGATTGGTTCCGGCGCGATCGGCAAGCAGGATGGCGACTACGCTCAGGCCCAGTTCGATCATCCGCAGGGCATGGCGCTGGTGGGCGAGAAGTTGTATGTGGCCGACACGGAGAATCATCTGATTCGGCAGGTCGACCTCAAATCGAAGCAAGTCTCAACAATCGCTGGCGTTGGACGCCAGAGTCGCGGTTGGTATCACGATCTCACCCCGCCGGAATGGCGCGGCGACGTGAAGACCACAGCGCTCAACAGCCCTTGGGCGCTGTGGCCGCACGACGGTTGGCTCTACATCGCGATGGCGGGCTCGCATCAAATCTGGCGACTGAATCTCAGCGGCAGCGAGATCGAACTTTACGCCGGTAACGGGCGGGAGGACATCGTCGACGGCGATCTCCGCCCGGACGAACCGTACGCGGCGGGCGCATGCAGCTTCGCGCAACCGAGCGGTCTGGTCGGCGACGACAAGTGGCTTTATGTAGCCGACAGCGAAGGGAGTTCGATCCGCGCCGTACCATTCAATGCGAAAGGGCGCGTCAAAACGGTAGTGGGCACTTCGCACTTGCCGCAAGCGCGATTGTTCACCTTCGGCGACGTTGATGGCGCGAATCCTGACGCGCGATTGCAGCATGCACTTGGCGTGACGCTCGCCGACGGCAAACTGTACGTGGCCGATACCTACAATCACAAGATCAAGGTCGTTGATCCGGGGAAGGAAACCTCGACCACCTTCGCCGGCGACGGGAAGCCAGGCAGTGGCGACGAGCCGACGCAATTCCACGAACCGTGCGGCCTGTCCGCCGCGAACGGCAAGTTATACGTTGCTGATACGAACAATCATCTGATTCGTGTCATCGATCTCGCGACCAAGCAAGTTTCCACGCTGGAAATCACCGGGCTGGCGTCCCCATCACCGCCGGCCGCGACGCCAGCGGCTGATTTCGCTAATGCCCGACAGGTTCCGGCCGACGCGATTTCGCTCAAGCCCGTCGACGGCCACGTAGCGCTCGATTTGCTGCCGTCGCTGCCGCTCGGCTATAAGATCAATCCGCTCGCGCCGTTAGTCTATCGTGTCGACATCGAGGGCGATGCCGGTCCGATTGATGCCGCAGGGGTCGGACAGCTCACGCGCGCTGACGTCAAAGAGTTGCCGATCAGGTTTACCATTCCACTGACTGCGGATGCGGGCAAAGCGACGCTAAAAGTCGGACTGACGTACTACTACTGCTCGAAGGAGCCAGGCGGGCTCTGCAAGATGGCGAGCGTCGTCTGGACGGTTCCGACTACGGTTTCGGCCGAGGCCGAGAGCGAAGCAGCTACGCTTAACGAACTTGATTTGCTCTCGCCGTAGTTTCCAACGCGTTTTGATTACGTCTTCTGTAGCCGGCCACCGTGAGGCCGGTGGAGCGGGCGCGCTTGCATAGATGACGCGGTTGCGGAAGGTGCGGCCGAGGTCATAGACCTCGGCTACAGAAGAAACCGACGCCGATCGTAGTTTGCACTACTTCTGATGCGGCATGCGGCGCGGGAAAGGAGGCGACTCGACCGAAGGGAGTTCCTCGCCCTGTTCATCGGCCCACATCACGCGCTCTTCTTCCGTCGCGTAATAGCGGAGCCAGATTTCGGGATCGCTCTCCGTGTTGGCACAGTCCCAATGCAGGAAACTGTTGCGGTTTTCGATCCGCTTTTCGTTCGACGGCAGGATGTCGCGATAGATCAGGCTGTAGAGCTGCCGATCGGTCAGGTGATCGGTGAAATCTAGTACGAGCCGCTGTTCGTAGAGTTTGCGAATCGTGTCCCACAGCATTTCATGCAACTGCTCCGACGACAGGTTGTCGGGGTGTTGCAGCACGAGCTCGGGATCGAACCATTGCGAGATCGGCAAGACCGGCGCACGTTCCCAGGCGAGCATCGAGGCGAGGAAATCGTTCTCCACGTTCGTCGGCAGCTCGCGATTGTTGAACATCGCGATCGACTCGTCGAAGAACGGTTCCAGTTCGTCGCGCAACTGTGCGTTGCGTAACAACTGATCGACCTCGTCGGTTTTGGGTCGACGCATCTCCGCCATTGCCAATTTGCTCCCGCCGCGCGCTGTGGATCAATAGTGCGTGCCTTAAGCGACCGCCATTTCTTGACTCTAACAACAATCCCCGTTCCATCAAGTGCGATTCAATACATTCGCAGTACAAGTTGACCTCGCCATTTTCCTGATCGTCACATTGTCACACGTGAGGCGATTCAACCGGCACAATCGCGCGATTTTCGCACGTTTTCAGATAGGCTTGCTCAAGTCAGCTTCAGCGCGCCAACACTAGCCGGTAGCGCCAGCGAGGGGGAGGATGTCGTTGGTGATCGTTTGGCATGAACGCCAGGCCGACCTTCCGGTTCGCCAAAATCGTCCGCGATCGTAGCTGTAATGCCCGTTTGGCGTATTCGATTTGATTGTCGCCAGCGTTCTCTTTCCCTCGCTGCCGCCTCGGGCTAGTGTGTCGGCTCGCGCGGGCTGTTACACTGGAGTGATCCCTCCAACCCATCCCGCCGCGCGAGGCGCCTGATGCGCACCGCTCTGCTTGTACCGCTCCTGTTTCTGGCTACGGCGGCCCCCGCGCGGGCTGGCGAGCCGGTCGATTTTGCCCGCGAAGTGCTGCCGATTTTCGCCGCCAAGTGCCACCGTTGCCACGGGCCGGACAAGCACGAAGGGGGGCTGCTACTCCACCGCGGGGCCGACGCCCTCCGCGGCGGCGACAGCGGCGCCGTCATCCTGCCCGGGAAGAGCGCGGAGAGCGTCCTCCGGCAGTATGTTTCCGGCGAGGGGGATAACCTCATGCCCCCCGACGGCGAGGGCGATCCGCTCACGGCCGATCAGGTAGCGGTCATTACGCGTTGGATCGACGAAGGAGCGTCCTGGCCGGTCGTGGCGGATGTGCAAACAAAATCTGCCGCTGAGAACCATTGGGCGTATCAGCGCCCCGTCCGGCCGGAACGTCCCCCGGTCAGCCGGCCGGACTGGTGCCGAAACGAGATCGACTATTTCGTGCTTGCGCAGCTCGATGCGGAGTCGCTAGCCCCCGCCGCCGAGGCGGACAAAGCCCGTTGGATTCGTCGCGTGTCGCTCGATCTGA
The window above is part of the Planctomycetia bacterium genome. Proteins encoded here:
- a CDS encoding FHA domain-containing protein; the protein is MYTYLTMSLGPRAGTSYLLNPLAENRIGRGTDCLVVLTDPRCSRVHSVVTRRDNRWHVRDSGSRNGTFVNEQKVDEAVLDEGHHLRVGSTEFSFHQSSEPPTAHVDGLGLSQTFIRDTRYGMVDSAALPMMALIESEQAQDLLLLYQLSVKLLGYTSSNDVLRVALDLLRDRTGASVVGFLWVTDEGTLKPKMVIPERAAGQVILSESLTQHVISEGHAVWIANQAGGTHDHLESYADALCVPMVRPEGVLGALHVYLDRGRFRQSHFDFAISLANMTSVALVRARRDESLVVDLARLKVKTSGADELVG
- a CDS encoding DUF1573 domain-containing protein; this encodes MSRSVFRACCFVLLAALPAQADDWAGKMFSTRDHNYGSVARGAKTEFQFVITNIYEEDVHIAGVRSSCGCTTPRVTHETLKTYEKGAIIASFDTHGHLGQKDATLTVTFDKPYYAEVQLNVAGYIRSDVVFNPGEVDFGTIRPGATSEKKVEVAYAGRSEWQITGVQSPHDFLEAEVVETRREFGQVAYALVVKLKDNAPTGYLNEQVFLLTNDRRSDRIPIEITGRIAADLTVSPSSLSLGVLRPGQKVTKKLVVRGSGPFKITGVHCEDTAFEFNVDDTAKPLHLVPVTFTAGNEPGKLNCKIEIETDLNGGLKAECLAHVQIQAAEIAQEKAADAK
- a CDS encoding thioredoxin-like domain-containing protein; translated protein: MAPHPFANAQPAPSLAGGVSWINSAGPIDLEDLRGKFVVLDFWTYCCINCLHILPELKKLERAYPNEVVVIGVHSAKFETEEETDNIREAVERYEIEHPVINDANHVVWDRFGAQSWPTICIIDPEGKLIVRESGEIPFTAFDQFLKKALPYYREHKLLDATPLHFDLAAAQAKQTPLRYPGKILADAAGGRLFISDSNHNRIAIAGLDGALQEVIGSGAIGKQDGDYAQAQFDHPQGMALVGEKLYVADTENHLIRQVDLKSKQVSTIAGVGRQSRGWYHDLTPPEWRGDVKTTALNSPWALWPHDGWLYIAMAGSHQIWRLNLSGSEIELYAGNGREDIVDGDLRPDEPYAAGACSFAQPSGLVGDDKWLYVADSEGSSIRAVPFNAKGRVKTVVGTSHLPQARLFTFGDVDGANPDARLQHALGVTLADGKLYVADTYNHKIKVVDPGKETSTTFAGDGKPGSGDEPTQFHEPCGLSAANGKLYVADTNNHLIRVIDLATKQVSTLEITGLASPSPPAATPAADFANARQVPADAISLKPVDGHVALDLLPSLPLGYKINPLAPLVYRVDIEGDAGPIDAAGVGQLTRADVKELPIRFTIPLTADAGKATLKVGLTYYYCSKEPGGLCKMASVVWTVPTTVSAEAESEAATLNELDLLSP